GGAGAAGGCCATCGTAGAATTCAAAGCCTCTGCAGCTGTAACTGAAAAGCAAGGAAATGTGGCTCAGACCGCCTACAATTATCTCTGTATAGCTGAGATGAACAAGCGCTTGGGGAATATTTCAGAAGCCCTCGACTATGCTGTACAATCCTATGAGAGATATCAAAGAGCAGGTATGATCACTGATTTGATGGATGCTGCTGAGTTACGAGCAGAGCTGCTTGGACTGAACGGCAAGAATGCTGAGGCGGTATCCGCTTATCGAGAGTTCATCGAACTCAAGGATAGTGTGTTCTCAGAGGGAAAGATGAAAGAGATCACAGCACTTCAGGCCGCGCTTGAGTTGGAAGAGCGGGAGAATGAGATCTGCGCTCAAGAAGCGCAGATAACCAATCTCGAATTAGAGAATGAGTCCAGCCGAAATAGGAACCTATTCTTGCTTGCCTCTTTATTGTTCATGGCAGCTATCGCTTACGCTCTGTTTTCACGACAACGTCTGAAGATCGCATCGCAGAAAATCCTCGTACGAGAAAAGGAATATGAGAATGAGAAACTCAACCATGAGATAGCCTTCAAGAACAGGGAATTGAGCACCAAGGCTTTACATATTGCCAAGAAGAATCAAGTCCTGCATCAATTGCAAAGTGATCTACAGGCCATGGCCAATGAGAAAGGAGCCAATGAATGTGTGCGCGAAGTAGTGAGTACTTTGAGACTTGAAAGTGCTATTGACCGCAATTGGGAACAGTTCACCCAGCAGTTCACAGAACTCAATCCGGATTTCTATAAGAACATCAATCAAGTATCAGAGGGATTGAGCAAGAGCGATCTCCGGCTGGCGGCACTACTGCGTATGAATATGACCTCAAAAGAGATCGCCAGCATGCTCAACATCTCGGACGAAGGCATCAAAAAAGCAAGGTACCGACTGCGTAAAAAACTCCAACTCCAATCTGAAGAGAGTCTGGAGGCCAAGATCATGGCTATCTGATAGAATACGTAACTCCCAGACAGACAGTCAGATAGACATTCTTGTCCGCTTTAAGTCCACCCACTTGAGTGCGAGGTGTCCCTTTATGTCCACCCTCATTTTTTCGAATGACCATGGATTGACCTCAGGTTTGCCCTGTTGTTTTTTCAATCACATAAAAATTCGATTATCATGAAAAATCTACTGTACGCTTTCAGCCTTTTGTTCGTCTTCGCTTCTTGTGAGAAGGAAGATGATGAACCGAATAATAACAGCTCAGGTCCAGATACACCGATCGCTATCCAACTGGAGTCGATTGTTATGACCGGATTCGAACCTACTGATTCAAGCGGAGACTATTGGGATAGCAGTACCAACCCGGGTGACCCTTATGTTGAAGTATTTAAGAGCGGGGCATTGGTCTATACTTCATATCAAGCGCAGAATCCAGATCACAATGCGACATATCCTTTGAACGATGCTGCCAGTGGGGCGCTTCCAATTCTATATACAGAAGGTGAGTCTATGACAATTCACCTACAGGATCTTGACTCAGGTACTGCCTATGATTTCATGGGGTCCATTGTCATCGATGATGCCATGAGCTTCTTCTACAACGGGGATGAGGCTGAGGAATTCATCAATGTTCCAGTAAGTACATCCAATGGCTATGTAGACCTCGAACTCTCAGGGACTATACTCTATTGATCATCTAACACATTAAGATCCTCTCGGGACAGCGTTTTCGAGGTGATTGAAGGAAGAGCGGCATCTTGGTGTCGCTCTTTTATCGCGTACCCCCTTCTAGGATAGTCTTCTTCTCCCAATATCTATCCATCAGATATACCATGGTGGCGATCGAGGCAGCTCCAAGTTCAAGCTCACGCTTATTCACATTCTCGAAGATGTCATTCTCAGAATGATGGAAATTGAAGTATCGCTGAGAGTCCGGACGGAAGCCGATCAAAGTGATGCCTTCGTAGTGATTCTTAAGCCTAGCGATATCCACTCCGCCATACCCTGCCTCCAGTTCATTCAATCCGTAGGGATAGAGCAACTCTTGAAAGCTTTTCATCAATTCGACTTTCTCCGGTGGACCATCCAAGGAAAATCCTCTGGGCGTATGTCCTCCAGCATCTGATTCTAGCGCAAAAACATGCTTCTCACCTGCTTCTATGGCCTTATCGGCATAGGTCTCTGCACCATAGGCACCGTTCTCCTCGTTCATATAGAGAACGACTCTGAGCGTTCTCTTGAGCTTGATTCCACGGCCCTTCAGTATGCGCATGGCCTCAATGCAATGAACGATGCCCGCTCCATCATCATGTGCTCCTTCACCTACATCCCATGAGTCCAGATGTCCACCAATGGTGATGATCTCATCGGGATAGGTGCTCCCTTTCATCTCACCGATCACATTATGGGATACTTTATCGGGATAGCTCCGGCAATCCATCTCTATGCGGAGTTCGACATTACCCTCTTGAAATGCCGTATGTAGTTCTTCACTCGCTTGAGTAGAGATAGCGGCTCCAGGAATTTTGGGAACGCCTTCCTCATAGTACATGCTCCCTGTATGCGGATGATCATCAATGGGGGTGGCCAATGAACGAATGAGGACGGCTTTGGCTCCGTATCTGGCCGCTTCCTTGGCTCCATGGCCCCTGATCGGCCAACAGGCGCCATAGGCTCTGAAGGTATTGATGAGCTTCTGGTCAAAAGGTTTATTGATGAATACGATCTTGTCCTTGAGTTGGCCCGCTTCACCGAGTTCCTTAAGATGGGCTATATCCCTTGCTTCGATACCCTCGGCAGTGATCATCCCATCCGTCCCGATACTCCCGCCCAAGGCCAGGACCTTGATCTTGTGTATGCTTCCATCAGCAGTGACATACCAGCCCGCTTCCAGTGTACCCCGTTCCCAATGGGGGATAGGTGTTTCTTGTAATCGGGTCGCAAAGCCATAGGATTCGAGCAATTGCTTGCCCCATTGTACGGCCATCTCCGCCTCCGCGCTCCCGGTCAGGCGTGCACCTATGTCCTTGCACAGGCTGCGTAGGTTCTCATAGCATTCTCCTTCTTCAAGTGCCTCATCATAGATAGAACGAATGACCAATGAATCCTGCGATTGGGCAGTGCACTGCAGGAGAATGACGGATAAGATAATACTCAAAAGATGTCGCATACCCCGAAGGTATAAGCTTAGCAGCATCTAATCCCTAATATTGTGAGAAGTGAGACCTCGATCGACCAGCCGACTTATAGTGTTCAGTTTTATACTAATGAGCATTCCCCTATTGAGTACATCTCAAATAGGACGTCCTGCGGGTATCTATTCCAATTTCTTGACCTTCAAGTATGGTGATCCTGACTATCCGGTGGAGGTTACAATGACCAAGGGCGAGGGTACTTCCGCGCGTGTCGAATATTACCATGCAACCGGGCTTAAAGAGTACATCAAGGAGAAGCGCTACGAGGATATTCCTTGGGCCATCGTATCGGATAGTGGGTTCTATTTGAATATGAGACGTCATATGATGGATGAATACTACCTGAGATTCGATTCATTGAGCAGGTACACCTACTTCGAAGGGGAGAAGATCATCAGTAAGGAGATCAGGAAGAAGAGGGCTGATAAAGTAGCCTCAGCCATATTCTTCGGACCTTTCACGCTACTGAGCCCCAGGAACGGTAGCGTTCTCAAACGATCATACCATCCCAATGATATCGGTAAACACTACTTCTTGAATCTGGATAGAGGGAGTATACACGTGCTCAATAAGAAGAATCTCATGGAGATCTGTGAGGAGAAGAGCATCCAGATGGAGTTGGATACCGCTTTCATTCCCGATTATAATATCCCATTGCTCCGGTATTATCTAGAACGGATCGATAAGCCGGAGAAGGAGATACCCAGACCGAATGTCATACAAGGAACACCTGAAAATGAAACAGATAATGAAAAAGACTGATAATATCCTATGGCTGCTGCTGATAGTAATGGCCTCCGCCTGTTCCTCTGCATCGAGCGATACGACCATGGAGCAGTCGGCACAGATCGAAGAAGCAAGCGAGCCAGACTCCCTGAAAGGGGTCAAGATGGTCACCATCGATACGCCTAAAGGCGAGTTCGAGGTCTTCACCCAGACAGTAGGGTCCAACCCGGATATGCGGGTGCTACTCCTTCATGGTGGACCTGGAGGTACACATGAGTTCTTCAAGTCCTTTGAGGATCATTTTCCTGATGCAGGAATAGAATTCATCTATTATGATCAATTGGGCTCGCACCATAGTGACCAGCCCTCAGACACCACCCTCTGGACCATCGATCGATTTGTGGATGAGGTAGAGCAGGTCCGCCAAGCTCTGGGCCTGGATACGAGCAATTTCTATCTATACGGTCAATCTTGGGGAGGCATTCTCGCTGCAGAATATGCCCTGAAACATCAGGACAAGTTGAAGGGCTTGATCATCTCCAATATGGTCATGAGTATTCCGGAGTACACCCGCTACGCTCATGAAGTCCTGGGACCGCAGATGCCAGAAGGGGTCTTTGAGCGGATCATGGAGATCGAAGCAGCCGAGGATTTCACGAATCCTGAATATATGGACCTGCTGATGAAGCACCACTATTCCGAACATATCCTACGATTGCCTCCCGATTCCTGGCCCGAGGCCATCAATAAGGCTTTTGAGCACCTCAATCCGGAAGTGTATGTCTATATGCAGGGTCACAGTGAGTTCGGTATCACCCAAGGAGCGACCTTGGAAGGCTGGGATATCAAGGACCGCATGCAGGAATTGTATGTGCCCACCCTATCGATAGGTGCTGAGCATGATAGCATGGAACCCAAAGAGATGGAGTGGATCGCTGGAGCCGTGCAGAACGGTCGCTACCTCTATTGTCCCAATGGCTCCCATCTCGCGCAATATGATGATTCCGAGCATTTCTTTCCCGGGCTTATCGAGTTCATACAAGATGTGGATCGAGGGGACTTCCCTTGAGGATCAGCTTCTTTTATTGAAGCGGAGTGTCCGCACTCCTTTCTGACTCTCCAGTCGGATGAGGTAGACCCCATTCTGTAGATCGCTTACGGATATGCGAGGTATATCGTCCTGATATATCCCTGACATCACTTCTGTACCCGTGACGTCCAGAATACTGTATCTCAGTTCTCTGGAGTCGATAGAACCTAACTGTATCCATTCCGTGGCCGGATTGGGCCACAATTGGAATAAAGGCTCTTCCATGGCGATCTCTTCTAGATCGGAGACCACTTCGACTTGGCGATAATTACAGTCCAATTCTACCTCAGGGCATACCAGATGTGAAAGGAAGTTACTCGTGATGGAACGCAGGGTATCGTAATGCTGGGCATCGTCTACATGAGGTACATGTCCCTCGAGGAATTGAACGAAGAAGCAGTTTTCTATCTCCAATAGTTCGGCCTGCTCATGGACAGCCTGTGAGCCATACACCGTGTCCACTTCGAATATGCCGAAGAAGGTGAGCACATCTGTATCAAAAGGCACCACAGAATCACCGGTCCCATGAAAACTACAGACAGGCGTGTCGTTATTGTTCATGATGTCCGGATGGGCGATCGCCCCTGCGATATTGACAACCCCGGCAATAGCCGAGGAGTATCCGGCATTGCCGCTCTCACCCTCGATACCTCCACCTAGTCCGGCCTGGCTCTGATCGATCTCGAGTGGAATCTCGCTCTCCTCATCCATGTAGGCCACGTGCAGGGCATTGAATCCTCCTGCTGACACCCCTGCCATGAAGATCTTCTCTGGATCGATGTCGAAGCTGTTGCCATTCTCAGCCACATCCTTACGGAAATATCGGATGGCTGCTCGACTATCATGTACTCCTCTGACTACAGCAGATTTGGCATTGGTGTT
The genomic region above belongs to Flavobacteriales bacterium and contains:
- a CDS encoding M20/M25/M40 family metallo-hydrolase is translated as MRHLLSIILSVILLQCTAQSQDSLVIRSIYDEALEEGECYENLRSLCKDIGARLTGSAEAEMAVQWGKQLLESYGFATRLQETPIPHWERGTLEAGWYVTADGSIHKIKVLALGGSIGTDGMITAEGIEARDIAHLKELGEAGQLKDKIVFINKPFDQKLINTFRAYGACWPIRGHGAKEAARYGAKAVLIRSLATPIDDHPHTGSMYYEEGVPKIPGAAISTQASEELHTAFQEGNVELRIEMDCRSYPDKVSHNVIGEMKGSTYPDEIITIGGHLDSWDVGEGAHDDGAGIVHCIEAMRILKGRGIKLKRTLRVVLYMNEENGAYGAETYADKAIEAGEKHVFALESDAGGHTPRGFSLDGPPEKVELMKSFQELLYPYGLNELEAGYGGVDIARLKNHYEGITLIGFRPDSQRYFNFHHSENDIFENVNKRELELGAASIATMVYLMDRYWEKKTILEGGTR
- a CDS encoding proline iminopeptidase-family hydrolase — its product is MKKTDNILWLLLIVMASACSSASSDTTMEQSAQIEEASEPDSLKGVKMVTIDTPKGEFEVFTQTVGSNPDMRVLLLHGGPGGTHEFFKSFEDHFPDAGIEFIYYDQLGSHHSDQPSDTTLWTIDRFVDEVEQVRQALGLDTSNFYLYGQSWGGILAAEYALKHQDKLKGLIISNMVMSIPEYTRYAHEVLGPQMPEGVFERIMEIEAAEDFTNPEYMDLLMKHHYSEHILRLPPDSWPEAINKAFEHLNPEVYVYMQGHSEFGITQGATLEGWDIKDRMQELYVPTLSIGAEHDSMEPKEMEWIAGAVQNGRYLYCPNGSHLAQYDDSEHFFPGLIEFIQDVDRGDFP
- a CDS encoding carboxylesterase family protein, yielding MLGRLLSLLVICTLTLSSIAQCDGTRYRNLIFPEFEVTSDILYGSNINYLGGEQDLYLDVYEPLGDTEVERPLVVVAHGGSFVAGSKTGQDVVPLCQDLARMGYVVASIQYRLGIPIIGDLNTNAKSAVVRGVHDSRAAIRYFRKDVAENGNSFDIDPEKIFMAGVSAGGFNALHVAYMDEESEIPLEIDQSQAGLGGGIEGESGNAGYSSAIAGVVNIAGAIAHPDIMNNNDTPVCSFHGTGDSVVPFDTDVLTFFGIFEVDTVYGSQAVHEQAELLEIENCFFVQFLEGHVPHVDDAQHYDTLRSITSNFLSHLVCPEVELDCNYRQVEVVSDLEEIAMEEPLFQLWPNPATEWIQLGSIDSRELRYSILDVTGTEVMSGIYQDDIPRISVSDLQNGVYLIRLESQKGVRTLRFNKRS